Part of the Pirellulales bacterium genome, CGAAATCGAAATCGAGGAGACCGAACATTTGCCACCGGCCCAAAATGCCGATTTGGCCGCCGTTCATGTTATTCAACGAATTGGCGTCGTAGAAGCCGTTTCCCGTGGCTAGCGAATTCGTTAAGTATTGCGCGTGTTCATCAATTTCCATGTAACGATATCCGGCGAGTATCTCGAAGCTGCCAAACGGAAAGATCAAGTTAAACTCGCCGGTTTGAATAGCACTGAGATATCGAAATGTCACGGCATCCACGTCGAAGAACCCGGCCGGGAACGCGCTGGAAAAACCGCCCAACTCGCCAGGCAGAACCAGGTCGGCGTTACCGGAGTTTGGACTTCCGACACTTTGCTGTGCGGCAAACGTGGCAATCTTTGTGTAGGTGCCCTGGTAGGTGATGCCGCTGGGCCCAATCAACTCCAAATGTGCACGGCCACCGTAATCCCAATCGAAAGTCACATCTCTGGAATTAAGGAGTGGCGTGAACGTGCCGTCGAAGTTATCGAATAACACAAGCGTCCGGCTGGTTCCGGCATTTCGCGTCATGGCCAAATTGTCGTAGCCGGCGTTCCAGCAGTAACCTAATTTTCCGGGAAACATGGACCCGTGGCACAGGCCACACAGCCAACCGAAACAACCGGGGCCACAATCCTGGCACTGATCGCCATCGCATTGGCACTGGCCATTTCCTTGGCTTGCATCCTGTGTACCTGCGCCGCCATTGCCCATGGGCATTCCTGCACCTTGCGGATTAGAACCCGGCGTCAACACGCTGGAAGGGGAGCCCATCCCGTTTTCCGCCCCGGCTTGATACGACGCCATGCGGTACGGGTTATTCGATGCAGTTCCCATCGGGAACTGTTGGTAATTAACGTCGGCATGGGCGCTCCCCTTGTAGTAAAGCAAACCGTTTTCGCAGGTCACGCCCGGCGGCAGTTTCATCGGAGGCGGCGAGGCCTTGGCGATTTGCCCCTGGGGACCATGATATTCTTTATCTTGCGGCGCCGATTGCGTCGGATTCGACGCCTGATTCGCCCCGCCGGACATCCCTGAATGATTTTGGCCAGCAGGCGGGTACATTCCCTGAGACATTGCATTGGGCCCGTAAGCGCCAGCATAACCCTGGCCAGATCCGGCATTGGTATACCCTGCGTTGTAGCCAGTGCCGGAATACATGCCATTGCCGGGCAAGCTCGGATACATTCCGCCAGCGGGCATTGCGCCGTAGTTATAACCAGCCGGCAGGACGGGATATCCGCCGCCGGTATTCGGGCCATACCCGTATCCATACGTGCCTGGCGGCATTCCGGGCTGCGCGTAGGCTGCCGGCGGCATCATCGGCTGAGCGTAACCGGCCTGAGACATCGACCCCGGGGCGTATGCTGCCTGTGGGTTTGGGCCGGTGCCATACATTGGGTACGGCTGAGGATACGACTGCGCACTGGCGATCGTCGCCATTAGGGCGGACAAAAATCCAACCAGAGCCAGAGGTAATCGTGTCATCGGTGATCTCCACCCCTTACAACGGGCAATGTGCCCGCTCCGCCATGCATTGGGCATGGGTTGGGCTTTCTAACTGGGACAGGAGGCACCGACAAAGCACTGCGGCAGCGCTCGGCGAGCCCCCTTATAACCGGTTTCATCGGAACAACCGGCCATTCAACTCAATTGGAAAATGTCATACCGACGTCAAAGACGGCAAAGTCAGGGTGTTTCAGGTATGTTTTGGGTAGCCTGGGAAAAGTTTGACAGCAAATCTGCATGGCCCTTGCTAGCTGTCCGGCCTGGTGCCTGGCACACAGTGGTTCGGGTAGAATGACCGAGTTAGGATGATTTCCTAAGCTGATTTGCCAGACTCTGTGGCAAAGCGGTCTGACTCTGCTTCAAGACACCAAATTATTCATCACTTCGACCGCACGCATGGGAGAATGCCGCTATGCCGTCTCATTCGAAAGCAGCTGATGTATTTGAATGCGAGTTCTTGCAACTTCGCGCCCAATTGCTCCAAGCGGCAGCACAGTTAGATCGGATCGACCGGGCTACCGGCACTGTGGCCAACGATCCGCGAATGCGCGGCGTCCATCAGGCGATCGAAGTTTTATCTGGCTCAGGTCCGCGCCGGGCGGAAAAGGTGCAGATGATTTTCTCCCGTCCCTACGACGCAGATTGGAAAGAAACGCTGGGAGTAGAATAAGCATAAACAACCGCTCCGCACTGCAACGCGATGAAACCTGCTCGGGACTTACTCACCACTCACTCCTTCACCTTTCCGCCGCCATGGATTACATCGACCCGCACATTCACATGGTTTCGCGGACGACCGACGACTACGAGTTGCTGGCCAAAATGGGCTGCGTCGGTTTGAGCGAGCCGGCGTTTTGGGCCGGGTTTGATCGGGGCAGCGTGGACGGGTTCCGCGATTATTTTCGGCAGCTCACGGAGTTCGAGCCCAAGCGGGCCGCCTGGTATGGCTTGGCGCATTTCACATGGTTGTGCATCAATGCCAAGGAGGCCGAGAACGTCAAGCTGGCCCGTGAGGTCATCGCTATGATTCCCGAGTATTTGTCACTGCCCGGCGTGCTGGGAATTGGCGAAATCGGCCTGAACAAAAACACCCGGAACGAAGCCATTGTATTTTTGGAACACGTGCAACTGGCCCAGCGGCTGGGGGAGCAAATCCTCATTCACACGCCGCACCTGGAAGATAAGTACCAAGGGACGCGGATGATTTTAGACATGCTGGCCGATTTTCCCCAGTTGGACACAGGCCGCGTGCTGGTCGATCACACCGAAGAACACACGATTCGCCTGGTGCTGGATCGCGGCTATTGGGCCGGCATGACGCTGTACCCGGTGAGTAAATGCACGCCGGATCGGGCTGTCGACATGGTCGAAATGCACGGGCCAGAGCGGCTACTGGTGAATTCCGCGGGCGATTGGGGACCGTCCAAGCCCACCGCCGTGCCCGATTTTATTTTGGCCATGCGGCGGCGCGGGCATGAAGAGTCGCTGGTCCGCCAGATTGTGTACGACAACCCGCTGCGGTTTTTCCGCCAGAGCCGGAATTTTTCGTTTGCGGAGCGGGAAACGAAACCTGAAACTGGCCCGCTTGATAACCGCCACCAAGATTCGCCAAACTCGCGCGAAAAAGTCGCCGCCAGCACACCGCGTTAAACCGGCAACGAACTAATCCGAGCCAGTCGTTTAAACAGTTGCGAAGAAATCATCCAGCACGGCGCTGGAACTGTCTGCATCGGCGTCATACATTCCGTGGAAGTGGCGCGACAAATACGTGCCGTCATCGTGGGAATCGGAAGCGAGCTGCAGCGACGCGGTGTCGTCATAACGGAGGGATCCGGCTGTTGACGCCGAGGAAACGAGATTGCTATCGGGATTCGTAAACTGATCCAACGAAGAAGCATCTCTGGAGATGGATGCACCGTCGTCCACATCAGTGTCAGCAGTTAAGGCTGAGCCCCCGTCTTCAGAATCGCTATAGGCCGTTGCTTTGGTTGGCGATTTGCCAAAAAAGTACCACGATCCATTGCTGCCACCGACGATCGTGCGGGTCATGGGCGACACAAAGGTTGAACCATTAAAGGATACCAAATCTCGAATTACGAGGTTGGCTAATGGCGTGCCGCGGCCCGAAGCCAAATCGTAGCCGGGGCCCGCCGCGTTTCCGGTTATTCCCAAATTATAGCCCTGGCCAGGAAATATCGTGCCATAAAA contains:
- a CDS encoding metal-dependent hydrolase, with amino-acid sequence MDYIDPHIHMVSRTTDDYELLAKMGCVGLSEPAFWAGFDRGSVDGFRDYFRQLTEFEPKRAAWYGLAHFTWLCINAKEAENVKLAREVIAMIPEYLSLPGVLGIGEIGLNKNTRNEAIVFLEHVQLAQRLGEQILIHTPHLEDKYQGTRMILDMLADFPQLDTGRVLVDHTEEHTIRLVLDRGYWAGMTLYPVSKCTPDRAVDMVEMHGPERLLVNSAGDWGPSKPTAVPDFILAMRRRGHEESLVRQIVYDNPLRFFRQSRNFSFAERETKPETGPLDNRHQDSPNSREKVAASTPR